In Streptomyces paludis, the genomic stretch GTGACGGGTGAGCGAATGCCGGAGCGGAGCGTCAGCTCACGGCGGAACAACCCGTGGTGGTGACACGCACGTAGTCGACGTGGCGGCGGGTCACGAGCACGGTCATGCGGTCAGGTAACCACAGAAGGTCACGGAGTACCAGAGCCGGTCTCACCCATCGGGACACCCCGTCCCACGCCCCGCTCCCACGCCCCGCCCCACCCGGCCGTCCGTCCCTCCGGGCGGGGGAGCGGCTCACACCATCGTGACGACGGCCTTGCCGGCCTTCGCGCGGCCCTGCTCCACGTACTCCAGCGCCTCCCGCGTCTCCTCGAACGGGAAGACCCGGTCGACGACGGGACGGATCCTCCCGGCGTCCACGAGCCGTGCGAGCGCGCGCAGTTGGTCGCCGTCGGCCTTCATGAACAGGAACGAGTACGTCACGCCCCGGCGTGCGGCGCGGCGCCGGGTCCGCAAGCTCAGCGCGCTCATCGCCAGCCGGAGGACCGCGTTCGCGCCCAGCTCACGGGCGAACGCCGGGTCGGGCGGGCCCGCGACACTGATGACGGTGCCGCCGGGCCTGAGCACCCGCAGGGACTTTTCGAGTGTCTCGCCGCCGAGGGTGTCCAGGACGACGTCGTAGCCGTCGAGGACCGTCGCGAAATCCTGCCGCTTGTAGTCGATGACAAGGTCCGCGCCGAGCCCCTTCACCAGGTCGGTCTTGGCGGTGCTCGCGGTGGCCGCCACGTACGCGCCCAGGTGCTTCGCCAGCTGCACGGCGATCGTGCCGACACCGCCGGCGCCCGCGTGGATCAGGACCTTCTGGCCCGGCCGCACCCGCGCCCGCTCGACCAGCGCCTGCCACGCGGTGAGGGCGACCAGCGGCAGGGACGCGGCCTCCGCCATGGTGAGTGTCGCCGGCTTGGCCGCCACATCGTCCTGGTGGACGGCGATGCGTTCGGCGAAGGTGCCGATACGGTCCTTGTCCGGCCGCGCGTACACCTCGTCGCCCACCGCGAACCGGGTGACGGACGCGCCCACCCCGACGACCACCCCGGCGAGGTCGTTGCCCAGGACGAGCGGGAGACGGTACGGCAGGATCGCCTTGAAGTCGCCGTCGCGGATCCTGAGGTCCAGCGGGTTGACGCTCGCCGCGTGGATCCTGACCAGGACGTCGTCGGCGCCCACCGGCGGCTCGGCCGCCTCACCGGCGCGCACGCCCGCCGGGTCGCCGTACCGCTCGATCATGAAGGTCTTCATCGTCCGTCTCCGTATCCGGACCCAAGGCATCCGGGCCCCGAGGCTCATTAGATTATGACCGTAATCTTAATTCTCCCTCTCGCGACCCGCAAGCGGGCTCGCCCTGCGCGTGTCCGCTTGCGGGCCTTTTAGATTACGGTCATACTCTAATGAGAACCCCCCACTCTCGAAGGGCACGACCGTGAACGATTCACAGGAAGTACGAGACAACGTGGTGACGTCCTACAAGGACGCGCCGACCCGCACCATCACCGCCGGAGGCGTGACCTTCGCCTACCGCGAGCTGGGTCCGCGGTCCGAGGTCCCGGTGGTCTTCCTCACCCACCTCGCCGCGGTCCTGGACAACTGGGATCCGCGGGTGGTCGACGGGATCGCCGCCGGGCGGCGCGTCATCACGTTCGACAACAGAGGGGTGGGCGCGTCGACCGGTGCGACGCCGCGCACCATCGAGGCGATGGCGGCGGACGCCGTCACGTTCATCCGCGCGCTCGGCCTGGCGCGGGTGGATCTTCACGGCTTCTCGATGGGCGGCATGATCGCCCAGGTGATCGCGCGCACCGAGCCGGAGCTGGTCCGCAGGCTGATCCTCACGGGCACCGGTCCCGCCAGTGGCGAGGGCATCAGGAATGTGACCCGGCTGTCCCATCTGGACACCGCCCGGGCGCTGTTCACGCTCCAGGACCCGAAGCAGTTCCTCTTCTTCACGCGCACCGCCAACGGACGCAGGGCCGGCAAGGAGTTCCTGGCCCGGCTCAAGGAGCGTACGCAGGGCCGGGACAAGGCGATCTCGCTCGCCTCGTACAACGCCCAGCTGAAGGCGATCCACCGGTGGGGGCTGGCGCGGCCCGAGGATCTCTCCGTCATCCACCAGCCCGCGCTGGTCGCGAACGGTGAGAGCGACCGGATGGTCCCGTCGAAGAACTCGGCCGATCTGGCGCGGCGCCTGCCGAACGCCGAGCTGGTGCTGTATCCGGACGCCGGTCATGGCGGCATCTTCCAGTTCCACGAGCGGTTCGTGCCGACGGCTGTCGAGTTCCTCGCGCGGTAGCCGGAAGCCGGTGGCCCGTTATCCGGCAGCCGGCTACCGGCAGCCGGAAGCGGACCGAGAAAGAGCGCCCTCCCTGTCAGTCCATGACGGCGAGGGCGTTCTCGATGCCCCGTTCGAGGACCTCGTCGGCGAACGCGGGGTCGGCGAGGGCGCGGGACAGCTGGAGCGTCCCCACCAGCAGGGTGAAGAGGCCGATGGCCCGGCCGCGCGCGGAGCCCGGATCCCCGGGCGCCAGCCGGGCGGCCATCTCGTCGACGATGTCTCGCGCACCCTCGGTGTACGCCCGCTTGGCGGCGTCCCCGCAGCGGGTGATCTCGTCGAGCAGGGCGGCGGACGGGCATCCGGCGCCGGGGTGGTCCCGGTGCTCGGGCGACAGATACTCCCGTACGAGGTCCTCAAGGCCCTGGCGGCCGGGCCGCAGCGTGCTGTAGTTCGCCGCCTGTGTGCGCAGTTCCTCGGCCACGACCTGCGCGACGAGGTCGTCCTTGGACGCGAAGTGGGCGTAGAAGGCGCCGTTGGTGAGCCCGGCGTCCGCCATGAGCGCGGAGATACCGGAGCCGTCGATGCCGTCCCGCTTGAACCGGCTGCCGGCCTTCTCGATGATCCGGCGCCGTGTCACCTGCTTGTGTTCCCTGGCGTAACGCACCGACTCTCCTCCCGTCCGTCGCCGTACATCCCAGCCCATGGTATGGTCTGACGATCGTAATATTACAGGGGTGCTCTGCCGTGTGTGCGGCAGAGCACCCCTGGGTACGGGTCCGTCGGCGCGGACTCAGAGCTTCACGATCATTTTTCCGACGTTCTCGCCCCGCATGAGCGCGAGGAAGGCGTCCAGGGCGCCGTCGAGCCCGTGCCGCACCGTCTCGCGGTGGTGGAGCCTGCCCTCGGCGAGCCAGCCGCCGACCTCGCGGACGAAGTCCGGCTGGAGGTCGAGTTCCTCGCTGAACATGAAGGAGAGGATGTCCGAGCGGGTGACGGCCAGGTTCCACAGGTTGCGCGGACCGACGACCTTCTCGTCGTTGTACTGGGAGACCATTCCGGACAGCACGATCCGCGCGTGCAGCCTGAGCGCGCCGATGGCCGCCTCCAGATGTTCGCCGCCGACATTGTCGAAGAAGACGTCGATGCCGTCCGGCGCGGCCAGGGCGAGCTGCTCCGCGACCGGCCCGTTCCGGTAGTTGAAGGCCGCGTCGTAGCCGTACTCCTCGGTCAGCAGCTTGACCTTCTCGTCCGAGCCCGCGCTGCCGATCACCCGCCCCGCGCCCTTCAGCCTGGCGATCTGTCCGGCCACGGAGCCGACGGCGCCCGCCGCGCCGGAGACGAAGACCGTGTCGCCGTCCTTGACCTTCGCGAACCGTTCGAGGCCGATGTACGCGGTGAGACCCGTGACGCCTAGCACCCCCAGATACGCGGTGAGCGGCGCCAGGGCGGGGTCCACCTTCTGGGCGCCGGCCGCGTCGACGACGGCGTGGTCGCGCCAGCCCAGGACGTGCACCACATGGTCACCGGGCGCGAAGCCCTCCGCGCGGGACACCAGGACCCGGCCGACCGCCGCGCCGTCCAGCGGCGCGCCGACCTCGTACGGCTCGATGTAGGACTTCTTGTCGCTCATCCGGCCGCGCATATAGGGGTCGACCGAGAGGTACTCGTTGGTGACGAGGAGCTGCCCCGGGCCGGGCGCGGGGAGGTCGATCTCCCGAAGGGAGAAGTCGGACGGTACGGGCCGGCCGTTCGGGCGGGCGTCCAGGTGCCAGGCGCGCGCGGTCGTGGGCAGGGTCTGCTCGGACATATGGATCAAGTCCCTTCAAGGAGGTGTACAGAAAGGTCTGTCTACTGAAAATACGGATCGGACAGGACGGGCGGGGGAGGGTCGGTGGGTCAGGCCGGTGCCGGGCAGGCCGCGTCGATCAGGGCGCGTGCCGCCCGCTTGG encodes the following:
- a CDS encoding NADP-dependent oxidoreductase — protein: MKTFMIERYGDPAGVRAGEAAEPPVGADDVLVRIHAASVNPLDLRIRDGDFKAILPYRLPLVLGNDLAGVVVGVGASVTRFAVGDEVYARPDKDRIGTFAERIAVHQDDVAAKPATLTMAEAASLPLVALTAWQALVERARVRPGQKVLIHAGAGGVGTIAVQLAKHLGAYVAATASTAKTDLVKGLGADLVIDYKRQDFATVLDGYDVVLDTLGGETLEKSLRVLRPGGTVISVAGPPDPAFARELGANAVLRLAMSALSLRTRRRAARRGVTYSFLFMKADGDQLRALARLVDAGRIRPVVDRVFPFEETREALEYVEQGRAKAGKAVVTMV
- a CDS encoding TetR/AcrR family transcriptional regulator, encoding MGWDVRRRTGGESVRYAREHKQVTRRRIIEKAGSRFKRDGIDGSGISALMADAGLTNGAFYAHFASKDDLVAQVVAEELRTQAANYSTLRPGRQGLEDLVREYLSPEHRDHPGAGCPSAALLDEITRCGDAAKRAYTEGARDIVDEMAARLAPGDPGSARGRAIGLFTLLVGTLQLSRALADPAFADEVLERGIENALAVMD
- a CDS encoding alpha/beta fold hydrolase, with the translated sequence MNDSQEVRDNVVTSYKDAPTRTITAGGVTFAYRELGPRSEVPVVFLTHLAAVLDNWDPRVVDGIAAGRRVITFDNRGVGASTGATPRTIEAMAADAVTFIRALGLARVDLHGFSMGGMIAQVIARTEPELVRRLILTGTGPASGEGIRNVTRLSHLDTARALFTLQDPKQFLFFTRTANGRRAGKEFLARLKERTQGRDKAISLASYNAQLKAIHRWGLARPEDLSVIHQPALVANGESDRMVPSKNSADLARRLPNAELVLYPDAGHGGIFQFHERFVPTAVEFLAR
- a CDS encoding NADP-dependent oxidoreductase, whose translation is MSEQTLPTTARAWHLDARPNGRPVPSDFSLREIDLPAPGPGQLLVTNEYLSVDPYMRGRMSDKKSYIEPYEVGAPLDGAAVGRVLVSRAEGFAPGDHVVHVLGWRDHAVVDAAGAQKVDPALAPLTAYLGVLGVTGLTAYIGLERFAKVKDGDTVFVSGAAGAVGSVAGQIARLKGAGRVIGSAGSDEKVKLLTEEYGYDAAFNYRNGPVAEQLALAAPDGIDVFFDNVGGEHLEAAIGALRLHARIVLSGMVSQYNDEKVVGPRNLWNLAVTRSDILSFMFSEELDLQPDFVREVGGWLAEGRLHHRETVRHGLDGALDAFLALMRGENVGKMIVKL